Proteins from a single region of Desulfolutivibrio sulfoxidireducens:
- a CDS encoding IS5 family transposase (programmed frameshift) → MSIKSWEVSDAFWEIVEPLIPRPKRDGEKQYKRKVGGGRKPIAARTVFSAIVYVLRTGIQWKALPKEVFGSPSAIHRYFREWEQAGFFLELWQRGLSEYDDMEGIAWEWQSIDGCMNKAPMAKENSGRNPTDRGKKRGTKRHILVDGRGVPLSVVVTGANRHDVSQLKAVLANKIAEPIMDAESENLCADAGYAGEAPCKEMLAAGYKPHVRPRGEEQREKLENPSFKARRWVVEACHSWFNRFRKLTIRYEKLGATHLALIHLAAAIIALRKIKTKIIYG, encoded by the exons ATGAGCATAAAATCATGGGAAGTGTCGGACGCGTTTTGGGAGATAGTTGAGCCTTTGATCCCCAGGCCAAAGAGAGACGGTGAAAAGCAATATAAACGGAAGGTTGGAGGAGGCAGAAAGCCAATTGCGGCACGCACTGTCTTTTCCGCTATTGTGTATGTGTTGCGGACCGGCATTCAATGGAAGGCGTTACCCAAAGAAGTTTTTGGCAGTCCGAGCGCAATTCACCGGTATTTCAGAGAATGGGAACAAGCGGGCTTCTTTCTGGAACTTTGGCAGAGAGGCTTGTCCGAGTATGACGACATGGAAGGAATCGCCTGGGAATGGCAATCCATAGATGGCTGCATGAACAAAGCTCCAATGGCCAAAGAGAATTCCGGGAGAAATCCAACGGATCGAGGGAAAAAAAG AGGAACAAAGCGCCATATCCTTGTGGACGGGCGTGGCGTCCCGTTATCGGTCGTCGTCACCGGGGCCAACCGGCATGACGTCAGTCAGCTGAAAGCAGTTTTGGCAAACAAGATTGCGGAGCCGATCATGGACGCCGAGTCTGAAAACCTATGCGCGGATGCTGGATATGCGGGAGAAGCTCCTTGCAAAGAAATGCTCGCGGCCGGATACAAACCACATGTGCGCCCTCGCGGCGAAGAACAGCGAGAAAAGCTTGAAAACCCTTCTTTCAAAGCACGACGGTGGGTCGTTGAGGCCTGCCACTCTTGGTTCAATCGGTTTCGCAAGTTGACGATTCGGTATGAAAAGCTCGGGGCAACCCATTTAGCATTGATCCACTTGGCGGCGGCGATCATTGCATTACGGAAGATAAAAACCAAAATTATTTATGGATAA